Proteins from a genomic interval of Zingiber officinale cultivar Zhangliang chromosome 2A, Zo_v1.1, whole genome shotgun sequence:
- the LOC122040425 gene encoding general transcription and DNA repair factor IIH helicase subunit XPB1-like isoform X2 translates to MTGGDGERGRPMKKLKATRVMEEEDFDDYGNDFDDDTRDGEREIKKRDFTQLELKPDHVNRPLWACADGRIILETFSPLYKQAYDFLIAIAEPVCRPESMHEYNLTPHSLYAAVSVGLETETIVSVLNKLSKTKLPSEIIDFIHGSTANYGKVKLVLKKNRYFVESPFPEVLKRLRKDNVISKAQINFEDSHGVHEDLLNRAELATTIEKETHSFEIDPSQVENVKQRCLPNALNYPMLEEYDYRNDTVNPDLNIALKPQKHERPYQQTSLSKMFRNGRARSGIIVLPCGAGKSLVGVSAACRVKKSCLCLATNAVSVDQWAFQFKLWSTIEDDNISCFTSDNKEKFRGLAGVVVTTYNMIAFGGKRSEESEKIIEEIRNREWGLLLMDEVHVVPAHMFRKVISITKSHCKLGLTATLVREDERITDLNFLIGPKLYEANWLDLVKGGFIANVQCAEVWCPMTKEFFAEYLKKENSKKKQALYVMNPNKFRACEFLIRFHEQQRGDKIIVFADNLFALTAYAMKLRKPMIYGATSHTERTRILEAFKISRDVNTIFLSKVGDNSIDIPEANVIIQISSHAGSRRQEAQRLGRILRAKGRLQDRMAGGKEEYNAFFYSLVSTDTQEMYYSTKRQQFLIDQGYSFKVITSLPPSDSGAELSYHGLDEQIELLSKVLNAGDDMVGQEQLQEDSDDITAIKSKRSAGSMSAFSGANGMVYMEYTTGKNKQGHGLKSKPKDPSKRHTLFKKRFAP, encoded by the exons ATGACAGGCGGCGACG GAGAAAGAGGTCGCCCGATGAAGAAGCTGAAG GCGACTCGTGTTATGGAAGAAGAGGATTTCGATGACTATGGGAACGATTTCGACGATGATACCCGAGATG GTGAGAGGGAGATTAAGAAGAGGGATTTCACCCAACTGGAGCTGAAGCCTGATCACGTGAACAGGCCTCTCTGGGCCTGCGCTGATGGCCGGATCATTCTGGAAACGTTCTCGCCTCTCTACAAGCAAGCCTACGATTTCCTAATCGCTATCGCCGAACCTGTCTGCAG ACCGGAATCAATGCACGAGTATAATTTGACGCCACACTCTCTCTATGCTGCGGTTTCTGTGGGTCTGGAAACTGAGACCATTGTTAGTGTCTTGAACAAGTTGTCGAAAACTAAGTTGCCATCTGAGATAATAGACTTTATCCATGGATCGACGGCTAATTATGGAAAAGTTAAGCTTGTGTTGAAAAAGAATCGATATTTTGTTGAGTCACCATTTCCAGAG GTATTGAAGAGATTGCGCAAGGACAACGTTATATCTAAGGCTCAGATTAATTTTGAG GATTCACACGGTGTCCATGAAGACTTATTGAATCGGGCTGAGTTAGCTACTACAATAGAGAAGGAAACTCATTCCTTTGAGATAGACCCTTCTCAG GTGGAAAATGTGAAGCAACGATGTTTGCCTAATGCACTAAACTATCCTATGCTCGAGGAATATGACTATCGAAATGATACA GTGAACCCTGATTTGAATATAGCATTGAAACCTCAAAAACATGAAAGACCGTATCAACAAACAAGTCTCAGTAAGATGTTTCGCAATG GACGAGCCAGGTCTGGTATCATTGTGTTACCTTGTGGCGCTGGAAAATCTCTGGTGGGTGTTTCTGCTGCTTGCCGCGTAAAAAAGAGTTGCCTTTGCTTGGCTACAAACGCCGTTTCTGTGGATCAATGGGCTTTTCAGTTTAAGCTCTGGTCCACCATAGAAGATGATAACATAAGCTGCTTCACATCTGATAATAAAGAAAAATTTCGTGGGTTGGCTGGTGTAGTTGTGACCACCTACAACATGATAGCTTTTGGTGGGAAGAGATCGGAGGAGTCTGAGAAAATCATTGAAGAAATACGAAATAGAGAATGGGGACTACTACTTATGGATGAg GTTCATGTTGTTCCAGCACATATGTTTCGTAAAGTAATTAGCATCACCAAATCTCATTGCAAACTTGGACTTACTG CAACACTTGTGAGAGAAGATGAACGAATCacagacttgaattttcttattGGACCAAAGCTGTATGAGGCAAACTGGTTGGATTTGGTAAAAGGAGGATTTATTGCTAATGTTCAGTGTGCTGAAGTCTGGTGTCCTATGACCAAGGAGTTTTTTGCAGAATATTTGAAGAAAGAGAATTCAAAGAAAAAACAG GCACTATATGTGATGAATCCGAATAAATTCAGAGCTTGTGAATTTCTTATTCGCTTTCATGAGCAGCAACGCGGAGATAAAATTATTGTTTTTGCTGACAATTTGTTTGCACTGACTGCGTATGCAATGAAGCTCCGAAAGCCCATGATCTATGGTGCAACCAG cCATACTGAGAGAACTAGGATTCTTGAAGCTTTCAAGATTAGTCGTGATGTTAATACAATCTTCTTGTCCAAG gtTGGTGACAACTCAATTGATATTCCAGAAGCCAATGTGATAATACAGATTTCATCCCATGCTGGTTCACGACGTCAGGAAGCTCAACGTTTGGGTCGTATTCTTAGGGCTAAG GGGCGACTGCAAGATAGAATGGCAGGTGGAAAAGAAGAATACAATGCTTTCTTCTATTCCCTTGTTTCCACGGATACTCAG GAAATGTATTACTCTACTAAAAGGCAGCAATTCTTAATTGATCAAGGGTATAGCTTCAAG GTAATCACCAGCTTACCACCTTCTGATTCAGGCGCTGAACTCAGTTATCACGGCCTTGATGAGCAAATCGAACTACTGAGCAAG GTGCTGAATGCTGGGGATGACATGGTGGGTCAGGAGCAGTTGCAGGAGGATTCAGATGATATAACTGCTATCAAGAGCAAGCGTTCTGCGGGCTCAATGAGTGCTTTCTCTGGAGCAAATGGAATGGTCTATATGGAATACAC caCTGGGAAGAACAAGCAAGGACATGGTTTGAAATCGAAACCAAAGGACCCGTCAAAGAGACACACGTTGTTCAAAAAGCGATTTGCTCCTTGA
- the LOC122040425 gene encoding general transcription and DNA repair factor IIH helicase subunit XPB1-like isoform X1: MTGGDGERGRPMKKLKATRVMEEEDFDDYGNDFDDDTRDGVKSEREIKKRDFTQLELKPDHVNRPLWACADGRIILETFSPLYKQAYDFLIAIAEPVCRPESMHEYNLTPHSLYAAVSVGLETETIVSVLNKLSKTKLPSEIIDFIHGSTANYGKVKLVLKKNRYFVESPFPEVLKRLRKDNVISKAQINFEDSHGVHEDLLNRAELATTIEKETHSFEIDPSQVENVKQRCLPNALNYPMLEEYDYRNDTVNPDLNIALKPQKHERPYQQTSLSKMFRNGRARSGIIVLPCGAGKSLVGVSAACRVKKSCLCLATNAVSVDQWAFQFKLWSTIEDDNISCFTSDNKEKFRGLAGVVVTTYNMIAFGGKRSEESEKIIEEIRNREWGLLLMDEVHVVPAHMFRKVISITKSHCKLGLTATLVREDERITDLNFLIGPKLYEANWLDLVKGGFIANVQCAEVWCPMTKEFFAEYLKKENSKKKQALYVMNPNKFRACEFLIRFHEQQRGDKIIVFADNLFALTAYAMKLRKPMIYGATSHTERTRILEAFKISRDVNTIFLSKVGDNSIDIPEANVIIQISSHAGSRRQEAQRLGRILRAKGRLQDRMAGGKEEYNAFFYSLVSTDTQEMYYSTKRQQFLIDQGYSFKVITSLPPSDSGAELSYHGLDEQIELLSKVLNAGDDMVGQEQLQEDSDDITAIKSKRSAGSMSAFSGANGMVYMEYTTGKNKQGHGLKSKPKDPSKRHTLFKKRFAP, encoded by the exons ATGACAGGCGGCGACG GAGAAAGAGGTCGCCCGATGAAGAAGCTGAAG GCGACTCGTGTTATGGAAGAAGAGGATTTCGATGACTATGGGAACGATTTCGACGATGATACCCGAGATGGTGTTAAGA GTGAGAGGGAGATTAAGAAGAGGGATTTCACCCAACTGGAGCTGAAGCCTGATCACGTGAACAGGCCTCTCTGGGCCTGCGCTGATGGCCGGATCATTCTGGAAACGTTCTCGCCTCTCTACAAGCAAGCCTACGATTTCCTAATCGCTATCGCCGAACCTGTCTGCAG ACCGGAATCAATGCACGAGTATAATTTGACGCCACACTCTCTCTATGCTGCGGTTTCTGTGGGTCTGGAAACTGAGACCATTGTTAGTGTCTTGAACAAGTTGTCGAAAACTAAGTTGCCATCTGAGATAATAGACTTTATCCATGGATCGACGGCTAATTATGGAAAAGTTAAGCTTGTGTTGAAAAAGAATCGATATTTTGTTGAGTCACCATTTCCAGAG GTATTGAAGAGATTGCGCAAGGACAACGTTATATCTAAGGCTCAGATTAATTTTGAG GATTCACACGGTGTCCATGAAGACTTATTGAATCGGGCTGAGTTAGCTACTACAATAGAGAAGGAAACTCATTCCTTTGAGATAGACCCTTCTCAG GTGGAAAATGTGAAGCAACGATGTTTGCCTAATGCACTAAACTATCCTATGCTCGAGGAATATGACTATCGAAATGATACA GTGAACCCTGATTTGAATATAGCATTGAAACCTCAAAAACATGAAAGACCGTATCAACAAACAAGTCTCAGTAAGATGTTTCGCAATG GACGAGCCAGGTCTGGTATCATTGTGTTACCTTGTGGCGCTGGAAAATCTCTGGTGGGTGTTTCTGCTGCTTGCCGCGTAAAAAAGAGTTGCCTTTGCTTGGCTACAAACGCCGTTTCTGTGGATCAATGGGCTTTTCAGTTTAAGCTCTGGTCCACCATAGAAGATGATAACATAAGCTGCTTCACATCTGATAATAAAGAAAAATTTCGTGGGTTGGCTGGTGTAGTTGTGACCACCTACAACATGATAGCTTTTGGTGGGAAGAGATCGGAGGAGTCTGAGAAAATCATTGAAGAAATACGAAATAGAGAATGGGGACTACTACTTATGGATGAg GTTCATGTTGTTCCAGCACATATGTTTCGTAAAGTAATTAGCATCACCAAATCTCATTGCAAACTTGGACTTACTG CAACACTTGTGAGAGAAGATGAACGAATCacagacttgaattttcttattGGACCAAAGCTGTATGAGGCAAACTGGTTGGATTTGGTAAAAGGAGGATTTATTGCTAATGTTCAGTGTGCTGAAGTCTGGTGTCCTATGACCAAGGAGTTTTTTGCAGAATATTTGAAGAAAGAGAATTCAAAGAAAAAACAG GCACTATATGTGATGAATCCGAATAAATTCAGAGCTTGTGAATTTCTTATTCGCTTTCATGAGCAGCAACGCGGAGATAAAATTATTGTTTTTGCTGACAATTTGTTTGCACTGACTGCGTATGCAATGAAGCTCCGAAAGCCCATGATCTATGGTGCAACCAG cCATACTGAGAGAACTAGGATTCTTGAAGCTTTCAAGATTAGTCGTGATGTTAATACAATCTTCTTGTCCAAG gtTGGTGACAACTCAATTGATATTCCAGAAGCCAATGTGATAATACAGATTTCATCCCATGCTGGTTCACGACGTCAGGAAGCTCAACGTTTGGGTCGTATTCTTAGGGCTAAG GGGCGACTGCAAGATAGAATGGCAGGTGGAAAAGAAGAATACAATGCTTTCTTCTATTCCCTTGTTTCCACGGATACTCAG GAAATGTATTACTCTACTAAAAGGCAGCAATTCTTAATTGATCAAGGGTATAGCTTCAAG GTAATCACCAGCTTACCACCTTCTGATTCAGGCGCTGAACTCAGTTATCACGGCCTTGATGAGCAAATCGAACTACTGAGCAAG GTGCTGAATGCTGGGGATGACATGGTGGGTCAGGAGCAGTTGCAGGAGGATTCAGATGATATAACTGCTATCAAGAGCAAGCGTTCTGCGGGCTCAATGAGTGCTTTCTCTGGAGCAAATGGAATGGTCTATATGGAATACAC caCTGGGAAGAACAAGCAAGGACATGGTTTGAAATCGAAACCAAAGGACCCGTCAAAGAGACACACGTTGTTCAAAAAGCGATTTGCTCCTTGA